One window of the Candidatus Jettenia sp. genome contains the following:
- a CDS encoding threonylcarbamoyl-AMP synthase has protein sequence MKTIVLNVKEQGLYWSHIEAAAQALRIGELVAFPTETVYGLGAHKDNPAAVAHIYEVKNRPEEKRLTLMIADRDDMKKYINHVPKTAKKLMDLFWPGALTLIFPLKDGSSLGIRLPDNTITRDLIRAAKVPVVTTSANISGYPPATDAQQVLMDLGGKIPMILDGGSTRLRSPSTVVKVHGETIEIVRHGIISEPAIRSCIENNLAKHTM, from the coding sequence ATGAAGACGATAGTACTGAATGTAAAAGAACAAGGACTCTATTGGAGCCATATAGAAGCAGCGGCACAGGCATTGAGGATTGGCGAGCTTGTTGCATTTCCTACAGAAACGGTATATGGATTGGGGGCACATAAAGATAATCCTGCGGCTGTAGCACACATCTACGAAGTAAAGAACAGGCCGGAAGAGAAGAGACTTACTCTGATGATTGCAGATCGGGATGATATGAAAAAATATATCAATCATGTCCCGAAAACAGCAAAAAAACTGATGGATCTCTTTTGGCCTGGCGCGCTAACTCTTATTTTTCCCTTGAAGGACGGCTCAAGCCTTGGTATACGACTTCCCGATAATACGATAACGCGCGATTTGATCCGCGCTGCAAAAGTACCTGTCGTTACAACGAGCGCAAACATCTCCGGCTACCCACCTGCTACAGACGCGCAGCAAGTGCTCATGGATCTCGGAGGAAAAATTCCCATGATCCTCGATGGCGGTTCAACACGGCTTCGTTCTCCTTCTACGGTGGTAAAGGTACACGGCGAAACGATAGAAATCGTTCGCCATGGCATTATTTCGGAGCCTGCAATACGAAGTTGTATTGAAAACAATCTGGCAAAGCATACTATGTAA
- a CDS encoding cytochrome c, translated as MPEMPQSRWKRRPYWPIHFKIPNFANTKWQDNASDSRLIISIANGKRKMPGYKGKLKDEEIVDLVKTCVRSFYPPPEQ; from the coding sequence ATGCCAGAAATGCCACAGAGCAGATGGAAAAGGCGGCCTTATTGGCCGATTCATTTTAAGATTCCAAATTTTGCAAATACCAAATGGCAAGATAACGCTTCCGACTCAAGATTGATTATTTCGATAGCTAATGGGAAGAGAAAAATGCCCGGCTATAAAGGAAAGTTAAAGGATGAGGAGATTGTTGACCTTGTCAAAACATGTGTGAGAAGTTTTTATCCGCCACCAGAGCAATAA
- a CDS encoding YggS family pyridoxal phosphate-dependent enzyme — protein MSIKENLERVKQNIAHAAIKAGKKPEDITLVMATKTVDSERIREAIREGGHIIGENKIQEALKKYETLKNEDAEWHFIGHLQTNKVKDVLKFADMIHSVDRLPLVEKLDHRLQQEGRSMDILIQVNTSHEESKYGIAPEEAISLVKQTAKYETLKIYGLMTIGLFTKDEIKIRACFKVLKEIHDAIIKEGIDRVQMKYLSMGMSGDYQIAIEEGANMVRIGTAIFGARNTPDAYYWPSEKTDKDRAELL, from the coding sequence ATGTCAATTAAAGAAAATTTGGAACGAGTGAAGCAAAACATTGCCCATGCCGCTATAAAGGCAGGGAAAAAACCAGAAGATATTACTCTCGTTATGGCTACCAAGACGGTAGATTCTGAACGGATACGCGAGGCCATTCGGGAAGGTGGACATATTATCGGAGAAAATAAGATCCAGGAGGCCCTGAAGAAATATGAAACACTAAAAAATGAGGATGCGGAATGGCACTTTATCGGCCATCTCCAAACGAACAAGGTCAAGGACGTCCTGAAATTTGCAGATATGATCCATTCTGTAGATCGATTACCTTTAGTTGAGAAATTGGATCATCGACTTCAGCAAGAGGGTCGCTCCATGGATATTCTCATTCAGGTTAATACTTCTCATGAGGAGAGCAAATATGGCATAGCGCCAGAAGAAGCAATTTCTCTCGTAAAACAGACTGCCAAATACGAAACGTTAAAGATATATGGGCTCATGACCATCGGTCTGTTCACAAAGGACGAAATAAAAATTCGCGCTTGTTTTAAAGTGCTGAAAGAGATACATGATGCTATTATCAAAGAGGGCATTGACAGGGTACAAATGAAGTATCTTTCTATGGGCATGTCAGGTGACTATCAGATAGCAATTGAGGAGGGCGCAAATATGGTACGTATCGGCACTGCCATCTTCGGCGCCAGAAATACCCCGGATGCCTATTATTGGCCTTCTGAAAAGACGGATAAAGATCGGGCGGAATTATTATAA
- a CDS encoding acetate--CoA ligase family protein codes for MNTASTNDVKTAQGIIQKTRQQKRPMLEPEAKEFINTFGIASTRYRVVSSVADAVQAAEFLGYPVVLKIVSPDISHKTDVGGVKIDVRNEEGIRTSYDEIIRSVKKRQPNARIYGILIEEMAAPSAEVIIGGLRDFQFGPVVMFGLGGIFVEIFKDVSFRIAPVEEREALDMIYDVKGAKVLRGFRGTEPLDVLALTQTILQISRIMTSLEEISEIDLNPVLVYQKGIKTVDARIVLNQVYSE; via the coding sequence ATGAACACGGCTTCAACGAACGATGTAAAAACAGCACAAGGTATCATTCAAAAAACACGGCAGCAAAAACGGCCAATGCTCGAGCCTGAGGCTAAAGAATTTATCAATACTTTTGGAATAGCAAGTACAAGGTATAGAGTTGTATCTTCTGTTGCAGATGCTGTACAAGCAGCCGAGTTTCTCGGATATCCTGTTGTCTTAAAGATTGTCTCACCTGATATTAGCCATAAGACAGACGTAGGTGGTGTAAAAATTGATGTAAGAAATGAGGAAGGTATAAGAACCTCATACGATGAGATCATAAGAAGTGTAAAGAAAAGACAACCAAATGCAAGGATCTATGGAATTCTCATTGAGGAGATGGCTGCGCCTTCTGCAGAAGTTATTATTGGCGGGTTGAGAGATTTCCAATTTGGCCCGGTTGTTATGTTTGGACTGGGTGGTATTTTTGTGGAAATTTTTAAAGATGTATCTTTTCGCATTGCCCCGGTAGAAGAGCGAGAGGCTTTAGATATGATCTATGATGTGAAAGGAGCTAAAGTATTAAGGGGCTTCAGAGGTACAGAACCCCTGGATGTTCTTGCGTTAACCCAAACGATTTTACAGATATCGAGGATTATGACTTCTCTGGAAGAGATAAGTGAAATAGATCTAAATCCCGTTCTTGTTTATCAAAAAGGCATAAAAACAGTGGATGCAAGGATCGTTTTAAATCAGGTTTATAGTGAGTAA
- the rpiB gene encoding ribose 5-phosphate isomerase B, producing MKIALASDHRGFDFKKRVTPMLTQMGHTVIDFGTMTDTESVDYPDFGIKAARAVGSGECNRGILICGTGIGMSLVANKVKGVRAALCHNLYTVEMSRRHNDSNVLCIGADIVDEELLEQKVKLWLETPFDGGRHARRVEKIMDAENEEVISPD from the coding sequence ATGAAGATTGCATTAGCATCAGATCACAGAGGTTTTGATTTTAAAAAACGTGTGACACCTATGTTGACTCAAATGGGACACACGGTTATAGATTTTGGCACTATGACAGACACCGAATCCGTAGATTATCCGGATTTTGGAATAAAAGCAGCCCGGGCTGTGGGTTCCGGCGAGTGTAACAGAGGCATTCTTATCTGCGGCACCGGAATCGGTATGTCTCTTGTTGCTAATAAGGTAAAGGGTGTGCGGGCTGCGCTCTGTCATAATCTTTATACTGTAGAAATGAGCAGAAGACATAATGATTCCAATGTGTTATGTATCGGCGCTGATATTGTAGACGAAGAACTTCTGGAGCAAAAGGTTAAACTATGGCTGGAGACCCCTTTTGACGGAGGAAGACATGCCCGCCGTGTAGAAAAGATTATGGATGCTGAAAACGAAGAGGTAATTAGTCCAGACTAA
- a CDS encoding aspartate 1-decarboxylase — MLREMCKSKIHAATVTETNLNYNGSITIDKALLEAVDILHYERVQVLNVNNGTRVETYVIEGEHSSGVICLNGAAARWAQPGDRVIIISYCLVEDKEARNWKPKIILVDGNNKLTKML; from the coding sequence ATGCTACGGGAGATGTGCAAATCCAAAATTCACGCCGCAACAGTAACGGAAACGAATCTCAATTACAATGGCAGCATTACCATTGATAAAGCCCTTCTTGAGGCAGTAGATATCTTGCACTACGAACGTGTTCAGGTCCTTAATGTTAATAATGGAACACGGGTAGAGACCTATGTCATTGAAGGAGAGCATAGTTCTGGCGTCATTTGCTTAAATGGAGCTGCAGCACGATGGGCACAACCAGGCGATCGGGTCATTATCATTTCTTATTGTCTCGTGGAAGATAAAGAGGCACGGAACTGGAAACCAAAAATTATTCTCGTAGATGGGAATAACAAACTCACAAAAATGCTCTAA
- the lgt gene encoding prolipoprotein diacylglyceryl transferase: MRKTLFEIPIPFLQKSIPIYSYGFMLMIAFLVAIFIARQRAKKENIDPNKISDLGIYIVCAGIFGARLFFVIQFFDNYKNDLLGIFKIYEGGLVYYGGLFAGIIAACIFIKKYQLPFLKILDIIAPSVALGLGIGRIGCFLNGCCFGKLASHIPWAIAFPKTLDKMGMVDGSPAFLHQYELGLIRLSDTHALPIHPTQIYSFLSDIVLFFILSTFFKYRRRNGEVVLLFGIIYPVIRFSMELLRGDNPLLFDSFTIAQIISISLFLVSLPLFIVLRLKTSGIRNAV; encoded by the coding sequence ATGAGAAAAACCTTATTCGAAATTCCCATACCTTTTCTTCAGAAAAGCATACCTATTTATTCCTATGGCTTTATGCTGATGATCGCTTTTCTCGTAGCCATTTTCATTGCCCGCCAGAGGGCAAAAAAGGAAAACATAGATCCCAATAAGATTTCTGACCTTGGAATATACATAGTCTGTGCAGGGATCTTCGGCGCCAGGCTTTTTTTTGTTATCCAATTTTTTGATAATTATAAAAACGACCTCTTAGGTATTTTTAAAATATATGAAGGTGGTTTGGTTTACTACGGAGGATTATTTGCTGGTATTATCGCAGCATGTATCTTCATCAAGAAGTATCAATTACCTTTCCTTAAGATCCTGGATATTATTGCGCCTTCTGTTGCATTAGGATTAGGCATTGGCCGAATTGGATGTTTCCTGAATGGATGCTGCTTTGGGAAACTTGCATCACATATACCCTGGGCAATTGCATTCCCAAAAACACTAGACAAAATGGGCATGGTTGATGGCAGCCCTGCCTTTCTTCATCAATACGAACTTGGATTGATCCGTCTCTCCGATACGCATGCTCTTCCTATACACCCTACACAAATCTATTCATTTCTTTCAGATATCGTACTCTTCTTTATTCTCAGTACATTCTTCAAATATCGGAGAAGAAACGGAGAAGTGGTTCTGCTCTTCGGAATTATATATCCCGTTATAAGATTCTCTATGGAATTACTACGGGGAGATAATCCGTTGCTCTTCGATAGTTTTACCATAGCTCAAATTATCAGTATTTCCCTGTTCCTTGTTTCATTGCCACTTTTTATCGTTCTCCGTCTTAAAACATCTGGAATTCGCAATGCGGTATAG
- the hflX gene encoding GTPase HflX — translation MKLKETAFTVRAERAILFRVMLSGNRNGGEAPLEELQRLAETAGARVVHTAIQNRISIDPVYYLGKGKALELANAAKELDADVLICDDDLTPAQVRNLEKVIGKKVIDRSELILDIFATRAKTFQAKLQVELAQLEYTKPRLKRMWTHLSRIEGGIGTRGPGEKQLEVDKRIISRKIQYLKKKLYEVEKRQERLVSSRKEFFTVSIVGYTNAGKSTLMNALTDVDTLVEDKLFATLDTKTGMCRLENGKKVLVSDTVGFIQKLPHHLISSFKATLEEARHADLLLHVVDISSPVVQEQIDAVNTVLKELGCDNKPVIMVFNKIDTITNESIVPLLRNRYGDCVMISAKTQRGIEDLKRRIEGELEQNFMEIELSCSPSNGKLIAYLHEHAHIINSQFHEQSVTFKLLVESRLIHKLRMMDSDIQIRGTSLSDGADTDI, via the coding sequence GTGAAATTAAAAGAGACCGCATTCACCGTGAGGGCTGAACGCGCTATTTTATTTCGGGTTATGTTATCCGGAAATCGTAATGGAGGTGAAGCACCACTGGAAGAGCTCCAGCGGTTGGCAGAAACTGCAGGCGCACGCGTTGTCCATACGGCAATTCAAAATAGAATAAGTATCGATCCGGTGTATTATCTTGGAAAAGGAAAAGCATTGGAATTGGCAAATGCTGCAAAGGAATTGGATGCTGATGTGCTTATTTGTGATGATGATCTTACTCCGGCTCAGGTGAGAAATTTGGAAAAGGTAATCGGTAAAAAAGTAATAGACAGAAGCGAATTAATCCTGGACATATTTGCCACCCGTGCAAAGACATTTCAGGCAAAACTCCAGGTCGAATTGGCTCAGTTAGAGTATACAAAACCCAGATTAAAGCGGATGTGGACACATCTCTCCAGAATCGAAGGTGGTATTGGAACAAGAGGGCCTGGTGAAAAGCAATTAGAGGTGGATAAGCGCATCATATCCAGAAAAATTCAGTATCTCAAAAAGAAATTATACGAAGTGGAAAAAAGACAGGAACGGCTTGTTTCTTCACGGAAGGAGTTTTTCACAGTATCTATCGTAGGATATACCAACGCCGGAAAGTCTACGTTAATGAATGCGTTAACAGATGTTGATACGCTTGTAGAGGATAAGCTTTTTGCAACGCTCGATACGAAAACGGGTATGTGTAGACTAGAAAATGGGAAAAAAGTTTTAGTTAGTGATACCGTCGGTTTTATACAGAAACTACCGCATCATCTGATTTCATCATTTAAAGCTACACTCGAAGAAGCCCGGCATGCTGATTTGCTGCTTCATGTCGTGGATATTAGTTCACCGGTAGTCCAGGAACAAATCGACGCGGTGAATACCGTGTTGAAAGAGCTAGGATGTGATAACAAACCCGTAATCATGGTGTTTAATAAAATAGATACCATAACAAATGAATCGATTGTGCCTCTGCTTCGGAATCGCTATGGCGATTGTGTTATGATTTCTGCAAAAACACAACGGGGAATAGAAGATCTAAAACGGAGAATAGAAGGGGAATTGGAGCAAAATTTCATGGAGATAGAACTCTCATGCAGTCCGAGTAATGGAAAGTTGATTGCGTATCTTCACGAGCATGCCCATATCATAAACAGTCAGTTTCATGAACAAAGCGTTACGTTTAAACTCCTTGTAGAAAGTAGGCTTATTCATAAATTGCGTATGATGGATAGCGATATTCAGATACGGGGAACGTCTTTATCAGATGGAGCAGACACAGATATCTAA
- a CDS encoding PhoPQ-activated pathogenicity-related family protein, with the protein MYLFKNIIIRYSWLVKGNIAFFILIFIPIFFITPVHSQTLEKYVYQKDNCFQWKCIEQKKMRDATVSHLEMISQTWQGLSWNHHLQVLRPNVVRHPEIAFLFVTGDGDGNRDLELLYLIAQRAGAVAAVITKIPNQPLFDNLKEDALIAYTFDQYLKTEDETWPLLFPMVKSVVYGMDAIQAFVRKEYHQKVDTFAVSGASKRGWTAWLTGAVDSRVVAIAPMVIDMLNMKAQTEWAKKMYGRQSEQISDYTNLNLVERMDSPLMVKLREWVDPYSYRQRYTMPKLLLLGTNDPYWVVDSLRHYWNDLPEPKLVYQTPNAGHNLGDGKDALQTLAAWFQMIADGQKLPKIEWQIKDGADGPVRITMRANQPVKKFQLWTALSDDRDFRTDIWSNCELEIEKNPLQASVDIAMPRTGFKAFFAEAELISPAGDTYKLSTQVQVVPDNINKR; encoded by the coding sequence ATGTATCTGTTTAAAAATATAATTATTCGTTACTCCTGGTTAGTTAAAGGCAACATCGCTTTTTTCATTCTGATATTTATCCCCATATTTTTTATTACACCTGTACATTCACAGACACTAGAAAAATATGTTTACCAGAAGGATAACTGTTTTCAGTGGAAGTGTATCGAACAGAAAAAAATGCGTGATGCTACGGTCAGCCATTTAGAAATGATATCGCAAACATGGCAAGGTCTGTCCTGGAACCACCATCTACAGGTGCTTCGGCCTAATGTTGTGCGTCATCCTGAGATTGCGTTTCTATTTGTTACGGGAGATGGTGATGGAAACAGAGATCTCGAATTATTATATCTGATTGCCCAAAGGGCAGGAGCCGTTGCTGCTGTTATTACTAAAATTCCTAACCAACCACTTTTCGATAATCTTAAAGAAGATGCGTTAATTGCCTATACCTTCGATCAATATTTGAAAACAGAAGATGAAACATGGCCATTACTGTTCCCGATGGTTAAAAGTGTCGTTTATGGAATGGATGCAATTCAAGCATTTGTTCGGAAAGAATATCATCAAAAGGTTGATACATTTGCAGTCTCTGGCGCCTCTAAACGTGGCTGGACTGCATGGCTTACCGGCGCTGTTGACTCACGGGTTGTAGCTATCGCTCCCATGGTCATCGATATGTTAAATATGAAAGCGCAGACCGAGTGGGCAAAAAAGATGTATGGCAGACAAAGCGAACAAATTTCTGATTATACCAATCTCAATCTTGTTGAGCGCATGGATAGCCCTCTTATGGTTAAATTGCGGGAATGGGTAGACCCTTACAGCTATCGACAGCGCTATACTATGCCGAAGTTGCTTCTTCTTGGAACAAACGATCCCTACTGGGTTGTTGATTCTCTCCGCCATTACTGGAATGATTTGCCGGAACCTAAATTGGTTTATCAAACTCCCAATGCTGGTCATAACCTCGGAGATGGTAAAGATGCATTACAGACATTAGCAGCCTGGTTTCAAATGATTGCTGATGGTCAGAAACTGCCGAAAATAGAGTGGCAGATAAAAGACGGCGCTGATGGTCCGGTCAGAATTACTATGAGAGCAAACCAGCCAGTAAAAAAATTCCAGCTATGGACTGCTCTATCCGATGATCGTGATTTCCGCACCGATATTTGGTCAAACTGTGAATTGGAGATAGAAAAAAACCCTCTTCAGGCCTCTGTGGATATTGCAATGCCCCGAACAGGCTTCAAAGCCTTCTTTGCAGAAGCAGAGCTTATTTCTCCGGCAGGTGATACTTATAAACTTTCCACACAGGTTCAGGTTGTTCCTGATAACATCAACAAGCGCTAA
- a CDS encoding carboxypeptidase regulatory-like domain-containing protein, whose translation MRNIVFGIVLVTRRIFTCCFLCCLAGVSLLCVLFAATNPLVYGLPLLQLVVYDAQSPAYNQQPAASAPRAITGPASSITHNSATLSGTVNANGLETKVWFQYRVINGLSLNTFSTQNVIGTSDTTVNTRVIRLLPGTTYYYRLVAQNEAGISYGDELLLTTIHVKPYITTDITPPAGSISINKEAYYTNASTITLNLSASDDIGIMGYYLSTNPIVPSALAPGWISVPPYAAYTEKFTEDVPFTLSDGDGRITVYVWYKDAAGNVSDKSSDSIMLDTTPPSITIISPTTNSTYSTTSDTVVISGSASDSISGVNSVIWNIGEEGGVTENKTVDWTTSDIPLSSGNNMITIKVTDGAGNIETHMITVTSYPDNIPTVVTGPTTNITTNLATLHGVVNAKGLPTTAWFQYGTVSGSYNSKSSVQSIEGRADDTLINVRISGLKAGKTYYYRIVAQNSAGTVYGSEMLCNTAPPKGKIYGHVGSFASGKPVAFARVRLKGTYAKSKPFKTIVTDENGFFRFKDLDADRYSISVTKKGFVSTTQMVELKEGVKKKIDFPLRVR comes from the coding sequence ATGAGAAATATAGTATTTGGTATTGTACTGGTCACGAGGAGGATTTTTACCTGTTGCTTCTTGTGTTGCCTGGCCGGTGTATCTTTATTGTGTGTACTATTCGCAGCCACTAACCCGTTAGTATATGGTTTGCCCTTATTACAATTGGTCGTTTATGATGCGCAATCTCCGGCCTATAATCAACAACCTGCTGCAAGCGCGCCAAGGGCAATTACCGGTCCAGCTTCGAGCATTACCCATAACTCAGCAACGCTCAGTGGAACGGTAAACGCTAATGGATTAGAAACAAAAGTCTGGTTTCAGTACCGTGTTATCAATGGATTATCCTTAAATACGTTCTCAACACAGAATGTAATTGGGACAAGCGATACAACGGTAAACACCAGGGTAATTCGATTACTTCCGGGAACGACATACTATTACCGGCTTGTAGCACAAAATGAAGCTGGTATCAGTTATGGAGACGAGCTATTGCTCACCACCATACATGTTAAGCCATATATCACGACAGATATAACCCCGCCTGCTGGTTCTATAAGCATTAACAAGGAAGCCTACTATACCAACGCTTCTACCATTACTTTAAACCTTTCCGCTAGCGATGATATAGGCATCATGGGTTATTATCTCTCTACAAACCCTATTGTGCCGTCTGCTTTGGCGCCCGGCTGGATATCGGTTCCTCCCTATGCTGCATATACTGAAAAGTTTACCGAAGATGTTCCGTTTACCTTAAGCGATGGGGATGGCCGTATTACTGTATATGTATGGTATAAGGATGCCGCCGGGAATGTATCCGACAAAAGTAGCGATTCTATTATGCTGGATACAACACCACCATCAATAACGATTATCAGTCCTACCACGAATTCCACCTATAGCACGACCAGCGATACGGTAGTTATTAGCGGCAGTGCCTCAGATAGTATAAGCGGAGTAAATAGTGTAATCTGGAATATCGGCGAAGAAGGCGGCGTAACAGAAAATAAAACCGTTGATTGGACTACTTCAGACATACCTCTATCAAGCGGAAACAATATGATAACCATAAAAGTTACGGACGGCGCCGGGAATATAGAAACGCATATGATAACCGTAACATCTTATCCCGATAATATTCCTACCGTAGTAACAGGTCCTACAACGAACATAACAACAAATCTGGCGACACTTCATGGAGTGGTGAATGCAAAGGGACTGCCAACAACAGCTTGGTTTCAATACGGTACAGTGAGTGGATCTTACAACAGTAAATCATCGGTACAAAGCATTGAAGGAAGGGCTGATGATACCTTAATAAATGTTCGCATAAGCGGCTTAAAGGCAGGAAAGACATATTACTACAGAATTGTCGCCCAGAATAGTGCGGGCACTGTCTATGGAAGTGAGATGCTATGTAACACCGCACCGCCGAAAGGTAAGATTTACGGGCATGTAGGCTCCTTTGCCAGCGGCAAACCTGTTGCCTTTGCACGGGTAAGACTAAAAGGGACTTATGCGAAGAGTAAGCCTTTCAAGACAATAGTTACCGATGAGAATGGATTTTTTAGATTTAAGGATCTCGATGCGGATAGGTACAGTATCTCTGTAACAAAGAAGGGTTTTGTGAGTACCACCCAGATGGTAGAACTTAAAGAAGGTGTGAAAAAAAAGATAGATTTTCCATTGAGAGTTCGCTAA
- the dapF gene encoding diaminopimelate epimerase, which yields MRFTKMHGIGNDYVYINCFEEEVKEPAKLAPSMSDRHFGIGSDGIILILPSTVADCKMRIFNADGSEAQMCGNGVRCVAKYVYDHNITRNNPLTVETLAGIKSIELFTDNGRVSGAKVNMGKPRLLRSEIPMLGKETSVIDEPLTISNRMSWRITCVSMGNPHGIIFVDNLDLVDISKHGIEIERHYIFPERINVHFVQIHNPKEVTMRTWERGSGITLACGTGASAVCVAGVLNKKTERKILAHLPGGDLKLEWAEDGNVYMTGPAAEVFTGEWH from the coding sequence ATGAGATTTACAAAGATGCACGGTATTGGCAATGATTACGTTTACATCAACTGTTTTGAAGAAGAAGTAAAAGAACCGGCGAAGTTAGCTCCCAGTATGAGCGATAGGCATTTTGGCATTGGATCAGATGGAATCATACTTATCCTGCCATCAACGGTTGCGGATTGTAAAATGCGCATTTTTAACGCTGATGGCAGCGAGGCACAGATGTGTGGAAACGGTGTGCGTTGTGTTGCAAAATATGTATATGATCATAACATTACGAGAAATAATCCACTGACGGTTGAGACCCTGGCTGGCATTAAAAGCATCGAGCTTTTTACGGATAACGGAAGGGTATCCGGTGCAAAGGTGAATATGGGAAAACCCCGGCTTCTGCGATCGGAGATCCCTATGCTTGGCAAGGAAACATCGGTAATTGATGAGCCGTTGACCATAAGCAATAGAATGTCATGGAGAATTACCTGCGTTTCCATGGGGAATCCGCATGGTATTATTTTTGTTGATAATTTGGATCTCGTTGATATATCAAAACATGGCATAGAAATTGAGCGCCATTATATATTTCCGGAAAGGATAAATGTTCATTTTGTGCAGATCCACAACCCTAAAGAAGTTACCATGAGGACATGGGAGCGCGGTTCGGGCATAACATTGGCTTGTGGTACCGGGGCTTCGGCCGTGTGCGTTGCAGGCGTTCTGAATAAAAAGACCGAACGTAAAATTTTGGCACATCTGCCAGGCGGTGATTTAAAGCTTGAATGGGCTGAAGATGGGAACGTTTACATGACAGGCCCAGCCGCAGAGGTGTTTACGGGTGAATGGCATTGA